ACCGCTGCATTTGAGAGATACACACTACAAAGGCGCTGATCAGTTAGGACATAAAGGCTATATGTATCCGCATAATTACCCCGGCCACTTTGTACGCCAGCAATACTTGCCTGATGAAATTCAACGGGAGATCATTTTCCAGGCCAGTGAGCAAGGAACGGAAGAGAAGATGAAGCTCAATCAACAAAAAAGAAGAGGGAAGCCTACAGATCTATAATATCTGTAAGTTCCCTCTTTTTTCTTGCGCCATTTCAATCGTAAAGACTTTTTCCGAGATCGGATCATACCGAATGGAGACAATCAAAGGGAATTCAACACCGTGATGTCTGACCCAGAATCGGAACTGCTGCTGGGCTACCCCAGAGGCCACGATAGAACGTCCTAAATATTTGTAATCAAGCAAGGTGTACACCTTGCCAGCTTCGTGAAACGCTAAACGGCTCCATTTGGCATATTCAGGGTCGGGTTCTTGATACGCAATAATTTCAGCGCCTAGGAATCGTTCACTTTCACCTATACATGCCTGCACATCGTCACTCCAAGCAAACCCCATAAGCAGAAGGGCGGTTGAGAATTTAAACATGCGCTCACACCTTTCACCCATATCGTTTGCGCAGAGTTCCACGTACATACTTCCTGAGGCACAGGTAAATTTGGGTACAGTGCAAAAAAAGAGCCCGGATAGGCTCTTTCTTCAAGCGTGTATCATATCCCAAGTCTGAAAATTAAGGTTGTGCAGCAGATAAGCGCGATCTATGGTCTTACGAGATGCCTCGAAATTAGGGGGCGAGATCATCTAGCTTGCCTGGCCTGTCCCAAAAGATCACATGGCTTTGAGACAGCCCTCTATGAAGCAGATAAGAGTCTTTAGCAGCTCCTATTTGCACAAAAAGTGGGGGCTTTTCATGAATAGCGGACCTTATAGACCCATATGTCTGGTGAAACACGCATAAACTCCCCCACACGAAGCAATAAGAGTCTCAAAAAGCTCGTATTTTCGCGAAATGTGGCTTTTTTACAAGAATAGAAGTCTTTGTAGACTCTTATCCAGAGGCAAACCTTAAAGCTTAAATATTTTTCGCAAATAAAGACTAGCAGCTTCACTGTATTTCTCTGCAATCCATGCTCTCATTTGATTCTTGGCTTCCGGAGTCGGCAGTGTATTAGGCGCGTGGTTATACAGTTCCATCCAATGTGAAGCGGTCATATAGCAGGTGCTGTTCCAACCGCTTTTATTGCCATCAGCATTTCTTTTTTCACTGATGCCAGCAATGACAATGTCCGCAGAGCTTTGCAGTTCGATGAGTGCACGATCGAATTCACTTTTGGATTCTTTGGCTTTCATGCCTGTTTTAGCCCGCAATGTTTTAACATCGATGCCTTCTTGATCGGAGATCGCCTGATAAATTTCGACAGATGCCTTGGGAAGCAGTCCGTCTTCATAACGTTCTTCGACGGAATACGGATCTTCCAGTAAATTTTTGACCAGAGGGAAAAGTTCAGCAGAAATCAATAAAGGCTTCTTAGCAAAAAAACGGCCATAAACTGCGATGCCTTCTCCGGGAAAACGATCCCGCCATAACCAAGGATCTGTGTCTAAGCCAGTATGCCAATCTTTGAATTCGGTCACGGAATCCAGTGACGGATGATCAGGGATGAAGGAAGAGAGAGGGAGAATCCCAATTTCTTTCACAAGTTTTATGGCATCTTCATAAGTTGCAATTTTCAAAGTACTGGCGTTCGTTTTGAACATTTGGATGCATCCTTCCTCTGGTTCAAGCGTCCTAACTTATTTATGCACTTTATCGATGACTCCGCCGCCCAAACACACGTCACCTGCATAGAAAACAACGGACTGTCCTGGTGTGACTGCTTTTTGCGGCTGATCAAACACAACTTCACAGGTCCCGTTGTCAGCAAAGGTAAGAACCACGCCTTGATCGGCTTGACGATAACGGAATTTAGCTGTGCAAGCGAACGAACCCGCAGGCTTGTTGGATGAAATCCAGTTGACATCTGTAGCTGTAAGACCTTTGGAATAAAGGCCTGGATATTGTTCGCCCTGCACGACGAGTAATTCGTTGCTCTCCAAATTTTTATCAACGACGAACCAAGGCTCGCCTGAACCTGAACCACCAATGCCGAGTCCTTGTCTTTGACCAAGTGTATAGTACATCAGACCATCATGTCGTCCTTTGACTTCGTTGTTGCGAATATCGACCATGTTACCGGGCTTGGCAGGTAGATATTGGCTGAGGAATCCTTTGAAATCGCGCTCTCCGATGAAGCAGATGCCTGTGCTGTCTTTCTTCTTGGCTGTTGCTAGTCCAGCTGCTTCGGCAATTTCACGCACTTTGGGTTTCGGCAGATGGCCGATCGGAAACATGGCTTTGGAGAGCTGTTGCTGATTCAAGACATTCAGGAAATAAGTTTGATCCTTATTTGAATCATTGCCTCGCAGCAGCACATATTCACCATCTTGCTCTTTCACCTGTGCATAGTGACCGGTAGCGATATAATCGCCGCCCAGGTCGAGTACTTTTTGCAGCAATTCGCCGAATTTGATTTCGCGGTTGCACATGACATCCGGATTCGGCGTACGTCCTTTGGTATACTCGTCCAAGAAGTAAGCGAACACTTTGTCATAATATTGTTTCTCGAAATTAACTGTATAGAAAGGGATATCGAGCTGATCGCAAACGCGTCTGACATCCTCTGCATCATCTTCAGCTGTACAGTGTCCAA
Above is a genomic segment from Paenibacillus sp. HWE-109 containing:
- a CDS encoding DUF3889 domain-containing protein, which gives rise to MFKFSTALLLMGFAWSDDVQACIGESERFLGAEIIAYQEPDPEYAKWSRLAFHEAGKVYTLLDYKYLGRSIVASGVAQQQFRFWVRHHGVEFPLIVSIRYDPISEKVFTIEMAQEKRGNLQIL
- the mnmA gene encoding tRNA 2-thiouridine(34) synthase MnmA, which codes for MSKKTRVILGMSGGVDSSVAALLLKEQGYEVIGIFMKNWDDTDEFGHCTAEDDAEDVRRVCDQLDIPFYTVNFEKQYYDKVFAYFLDEYTKGRTPNPDVMCNREIKFGELLQKVLDLGGDYIATGHYAQVKEQDGEYVLLRGNDSNKDQTYFLNVLNQQQLSKAMFPIGHLPKPKVREIAEAAGLATAKKKDSTGICFIGERDFKGFLSQYLPAKPGNMVDIRNNEVKGRHDGLMYYTLGQRQGLGIGGSGSGEPWFVVDKNLESNELLVVQGEQYPGLYSKGLTATDVNWISSNKPAGSFACTAKFRYRQADQGVVLTFADNGTCEVVFDQPQKAVTPGQSVVFYAGDVCLGGGVIDKVHK
- a CDS encoding AlkZ-related protein, with protein sequence MFKTNASTLKIATYEDAIKLVKEIGILPLSSFIPDHPSLDSVTEFKDWHTGLDTDPWLWRDRFPGEGIAVYGRFFAKKPLLISAELFPLVKNLLEDPYSVEERYEDGLLPKASVEIYQAISDQEGIDVKTLRAKTGMKAKESKSEFDRALIELQSSADIVIAGISEKRNADGNKSGWNSTCYMTASHWMELYNHAPNTLPTPEAKNQMRAWIAEKYSEAASLYLRKIFKL